Proteins encoded together in one Chitinophaga varians window:
- a CDS encoding family 16 glycosylhydrolase: MKHVTGIMMALLVALSSCGKSNDNTPPEKVAPLNLVVNATVSTDSSGTVIFTATADHAVSYDYDFGNGYIRTTANGSTSYTYNTPGTNNYSVQVTAKSADGLTIAKSVSVAVPVSTALLWSDEFNQDGAPDPKKWGYDIGNGDNGWGNAEAQYYTDRLQNAQVSNGTLKINAQKESYNGKDYTSARLLTKGKFDFTYGRVEVSAKLPAGGGTWPAIWMLGSNIATAGWPACGEIDIMEHKGNEPQKIYGTVHHPDHAGGNADGGTTMVANETGAFHKYTLDWSPKQLRWYVDDKLYFTFNNAAGLPFNHNFFILLNFAMGGNFGGAIDPAFTKGTMEVDYVRVYKN, translated from the coding sequence ATGAAACATGTAACTGGAATAATGATGGCGCTGCTCGTGGCACTAAGCAGCTGTGGAAAATCAAACGACAATACACCACCGGAAAAAGTGGCGCCGCTGAACCTGGTAGTCAATGCCACCGTGAGCACCGACAGCAGCGGCACCGTTATCTTCACCGCCACGGCCGATCACGCGGTGAGTTACGACTACGATTTCGGCAACGGCTATATCAGGACTACCGCTAACGGCAGTACGAGCTATACCTATAATACTCCCGGCACCAACAACTACAGCGTACAGGTCACCGCTAAAAGCGCCGACGGCCTCACTATCGCCAAGTCTGTGTCGGTAGCCGTTCCGGTATCCACGGCACTGCTATGGTCGGATGAATTTAACCAGGACGGTGCGCCCGATCCGAAAAAATGGGGATATGATATCGGCAATGGTGACAACGGCTGGGGCAACGCAGAAGCCCAGTATTACACCGACCGGCTCCAGAATGCGCAGGTATCCAACGGTACGCTGAAGATCAACGCACAGAAAGAGAGTTACAACGGTAAAGATTATACGTCGGCCCGCCTGCTCACCAAAGGCAAGTTTGATTTCACCTACGGCCGGGTGGAAGTGAGCGCCAAACTGCCGGCAGGCGGCGGTACATGGCCCGCCATCTGGATGCTGGGCAGTAATATCGCTACAGCCGGCTGGCCCGCCTGCGGTGAAATAGACATCATGGAGCATAAGGGCAATGAACCGCAGAAAATATATGGCACCGTGCATCATCCCGACCATGCAGGCGGTAATGCCGACGGCGGCACCACCATGGTGGCCAATGAAACCGGCGCATTCCATAAGTATACGCTGGACTGGTCACCTAAACAACTCCGCTGGTACGTGGACGATAAACTCTATTTCACTTTTAATAACGCTGCCGGCCTCCCTTTCAACCACAATTTCTTTATCCTGCTCAACTTTGCTATGGGTGGGAATTTCGGTGGCGCCATCGACCCGGCCTTCACCAAAGGAACGATGGAAGTGGATTATGTGAGAGTGTATAAAAATTAA
- a CDS encoding helix-turn-helix transcriptional regulator → MPVNRNALIRYKTIDTCLRNRRRRWTLQNLIDKVSEALYDYEGMEKGISRRTIQADIQMMRSDKLGYNAPIIIVEKKYYTYEDADYSITNIPLSEHDLSRMTEAVEVLKQFKGFSHFQHLNAVVQKLEGHVYASAHDQRTVIDFEKNEHLRGLSHLGMIYDAIVREQTMLLKYQSFRAKSASIMHFHAWWLKEFKNRWFVVGTKNDSPAIVTLALDRIEELKIDETISYRPNDQGHTPEEYYQHTIGPTVAKIRPMKATILVTPEHAPYVLTKPLHRSQKVESVGPEGTTISVVIEHNLELEREILGFADGMKVLGPERLRANIQRKLQRAAGNYGKDDSKNEQPA, encoded by the coding sequence ATGCCTGTTAACCGTAACGCATTAATAAGATATAAAACCATCGATACCTGCCTTCGAAACCGCCGCCGGCGCTGGACTTTACAGAATCTGATCGATAAAGTGTCTGAAGCCCTGTATGACTATGAAGGCATGGAAAAAGGCATCAGCCGCCGTACCATCCAGGCTGACATTCAAATGATGCGCAGTGATAAGTTGGGCTACAATGCTCCTATTATTATTGTAGAGAAGAAATATTATACCTACGAAGACGCCGACTATAGCATTACCAATATCCCGCTGAGCGAACATGACCTCTCTCGTATGACAGAAGCCGTCGAGGTGCTGAAACAGTTCAAGGGCTTCTCCCATTTCCAGCACCTGAACGCGGTGGTACAGAAACTGGAAGGCCACGTGTATGCGTCGGCACACGATCAGCGGACGGTCATCGACTTTGAAAAAAACGAGCACCTGCGGGGGCTGTCCCACCTCGGTATGATCTATGATGCGATCGTCCGGGAACAAACGATGCTGTTGAAATACCAGTCTTTCCGCGCTAAATCAGCCAGCATCATGCATTTTCACGCCTGGTGGCTGAAAGAATTCAAAAACCGCTGGTTTGTGGTGGGCACCAAAAATGATTCGCCGGCTATTGTTACCCTGGCACTTGACAGGATCGAAGAACTGAAAATCGACGAAACAATTTCCTACCGTCCTAACGATCAGGGACATACGCCGGAAGAGTATTATCAACACACCATTGGTCCTACTGTGGCCAAGATACGCCCCATGAAGGCTACCATCCTGGTCACGCCGGAACATGCGCCCTATGTGCTGACCAAGCCTCTTCACCGTAGCCAGAAGGTAGAATCCGTGGGGCCGGAAGGGACGACCATCTCTGTTGTAATAGAGCATAACCTGGAGCTGGAACGTGAAATCCTGGGGTTTGCGGATGGGATGAAGGTATTGGGTCCGGAGAGATTGCGGGCTAATATCCAACGGAAGCTGCAACGGGCGGCGGGCAACTACGGAAAAGACGATAGTAAAAACGAACAGCCGGCTTAA
- a CDS encoding TROVE domain-containing protein, translating into MKFNLFTKGSQKSTNHEGAPAYKMTPEMELYTSVVTASLNDQFYEGTSDRLTRICTLMDQNDPAFVARLAVYAREKMYLRSIPMVLAVEMAKRFNGNALVGKTVARVIQRADEITEMLAYYTMANNRTEVKKLNRLSKQVQKGLALAFNHFDEYQFAKYNRKTAISLRDALFLVHPKAKNEMQQEVFNKIVNNTLSVPYTWETTLSAVGQRSFTSENAKRAAMQEAWGELINSKQLGYMATMRNLRNMLQADISPAYISMVCEHLTNPAAVLKSKQLPFRYLAAYRELQEVPHGLTGQLMQALETAVKTSVEHLKGFDANTRVVIACDVSGSMQFPLSPRSKIKGYDIGLMLGMLLQHKCKNVVTGMFGDTWKTVALPGNSILANVDAFYKREGEVGYSTNGYLVIEDLIKRSYVADKIMLFTDCQLWNSNGGPYDAFASNWAHYKTQVAPKAKLYLFDLKGLGTTPVDTRQNDVYLISGWSDKVFDVVEAIENGQTALEHIHSITL; encoded by the coding sequence ATGAAATTCAATCTTTTCACCAAAGGCTCCCAGAAGTCGACCAATCATGAAGGCGCACCGGCATACAAGATGACTCCGGAAATGGAACTGTACACCAGTGTGGTGACAGCCTCGCTGAATGACCAGTTTTACGAAGGGACCAGTGACAGGCTGACTCGTATCTGCACCCTGATGGACCAGAACGATCCGGCCTTCGTAGCCAGACTGGCCGTTTATGCCCGCGAAAAAATGTATCTGCGTAGCATCCCGATGGTATTGGCCGTGGAAATGGCCAAACGCTTCAACGGTAATGCGCTGGTGGGTAAAACAGTGGCGCGTGTAATACAGCGTGCGGATGAAATCACGGAAATGCTGGCCTATTACACCATGGCCAACAACCGTACGGAAGTAAAAAAGCTGAACAGGCTGAGCAAACAGGTACAGAAGGGACTGGCCTTGGCATTCAACCACTTCGATGAATACCAGTTTGCAAAATACAACCGTAAAACAGCGATCTCGCTGAGAGACGCCCTGTTCCTGGTGCATCCGAAAGCAAAGAATGAAATGCAGCAGGAAGTGTTCAACAAAATAGTTAACAACACACTGTCTGTACCTTATACCTGGGAAACCACCCTGTCGGCCGTCGGCCAGCGTTCTTTTACTTCTGAAAACGCTAAAAGAGCGGCCATGCAGGAAGCCTGGGGAGAACTGATCAACAGCAAACAGCTGGGATACATGGCTACTATGCGTAACCTGCGCAATATGCTGCAGGCAGATATCAGCCCGGCGTACATCAGCATGGTATGTGAACACCTGACCAATCCGGCAGCTGTCCTGAAATCCAAACAGTTGCCGTTCCGCTACCTCGCGGCTTACCGCGAACTGCAGGAAGTGCCGCATGGCCTAACAGGCCAGCTGATGCAGGCCCTGGAAACCGCTGTCAAAACCAGCGTGGAACACCTGAAAGGCTTCGATGCCAACACCCGCGTGGTGATCGCCTGCGACGTGTCCGGATCTATGCAGTTCCCACTGTCTCCACGCAGCAAAATAAAAGGCTACGACATCGGCCTGATGCTGGGTATGCTGCTGCAGCATAAATGCAAAAACGTGGTAACAGGCATGTTCGGCGACACCTGGAAAACCGTAGCGCTGCCGGGTAACAGCATCCTCGCCAATGTAGACGCGTTCTACAAAAGAGAAGGTGAAGTAGGTTACTCCACCAACGGCTACCTGGTGATAGAAGACCTGATCAAACGCTCCTATGTGGCCGATAAGATCATGCTCTTCACCGACTGCCAGCTGTGGAACAGCAACGGCGGACCGTACGATGCATTCGCCAGCAACTGGGCGCATTATAAAACACAGGTGGCGCCCAAAGCAAAACTGTACCTCTTTGACCTGAAAGGACTGGGTACAACGCCGGTGGATACACGTCAGAACGATGTATACCTCATCAGCGGCTGGAGCGATAAAGTATTCGATGTGGTGGAAGCCATTGAAAATGGACAGACTGCACTGGAACACATCCATAGTATAACCCTTTGA